The following are encoded in a window of Impatiens glandulifera chromosome 5, dImpGla2.1, whole genome shotgun sequence genomic DNA:
- the LOC124938641 gene encoding transcription factor bHLH123-like → MADEFQVGSGNWWDSSRIPSSSAMDSGAPSVSGSSNINLMFQENQKRLQIPDHSSTASILTADSDMQMMGLNLSSHQTIDWNPNLLRDGEKTESSSFRSMIQEDQLRTAPNFYHHQEQWRQPKLFSGPGASSEDSTGNDFKQTNLGFSLDNQPEFISSSSGGGGGGSEAVVSYSSDPTVGYGSPSTILLQGLLASDQDNRQSPLTGDYPFPTNYGLNSGEMMSAPWSKFPQFMRNSPPSQPQPQFSNSSSFWNSPLNSDTTGRPGFFQSVQPPPPFLPPATFEEKPKINQLEDRDLGGATGTKNNNYNNINTSEASSYKRARSEATPSPLPAFKVRKEKMGDRITALQQLVSPFGKTDTASVLSEAIEYIKFLHEQVSVLSSPYMKIGISMQQQQNQQISLEKSRVENEGAKSKDLRSRGLCLVPVSSTYPVTHEPTVDYWNPTFGGSFR, encoded by the exons ATGGCGGACGAATTTCAGGTTGGAAGTGGCAATTGGTGGGATTCTTCAAGAATCCCATCTTCCTCCGCCATGGATTCCGGCGCCCCTTCCGTCTCCGGCAGctctaatattaatttaatgtttCAGGAAAATCAAAAACGTCTTCAAATCCCTGATCATTCAAGTACTGCCAGCATTTTAACGGCTGATTCCGATATGCAAATGATGGGATTAAACCTCTCTTCTCATCAAACCATTGATTGGAATCCAAACTTACT ACGTGATGGAGAAAAAACAGAGAGTAGCAGTTTCCGATCTATGATTCAAGAAGATCAATTAAGAACCGCACCCAATTTCTACCATCATCAAGAACAGTGGAGGCAGCCCAAGTTATTTTCCGGTCCCGGCGCCAGTTCTGAGGATTCCACCGGCAATGATTTCAAGCAAACAAATCTGGGTTTTTCTTTAGACAATCAACCTGAGTTCATCTCCTCTTcctccggcggcggcggcggcggctcTGAAGCTGTCGTCAGTTATTCATCGGATCCTACTGTCGGTTATGGAAGTCCTTCTACTATATTATTGCAAGGACTTTTAGCGTCGGATCAAGATAACCGACAATCGCCGTTGACCGGAGACTATCCGTTTCCGACAAACTATGGTTTGAATTCCGGCGAGATGATGTCAGCACCTTGGTCTAAATTTCCTCAATTCATGAGAAATTCACCACCATCTCAGCCTCAACCGCAGTTCTCTAACAGCAGTTCATTTTGGAACTCGCCCTTGAATAGTGACACAACTGGGAGGCCGGGATTTTTTCAGTCCGTTCAACCGCCGCCGCCGTTTCTCCCGCCGGCGACATTTGAGGAAAAACCAAAG ATTAATCAATTGGAAGATAGAGATTTAGGAGGTGCAACAGGAACAAAAAATAACAACTATAACAATATCAATACATCGGAGGCATCAAGTTACAAGAGGGCCCGAAGCGAGGCAACACCATCTCCTTTACCAGCTTTTAAG GTTAGAAAAGAGAAGATGGGGGACAGAATCACCGCTCTCCAGCAATTGGTTTCTCCTTTTGGAAAG ACTGATACAGCTTCAGTGCTTTCTGAAGCCATTGAATACATCAAGTTCCTCCATGAACAAGTTAGT GTCCTAAGCAGTCCATATATGAAAATTGGAATTTCCATGCAGCAACAACAAAATCAACAG ATTAGTTTAGAGAAATCGAGAGTGGAGAATGAAGGGGCAAAATCGAAAGATCTGAGAAGTCGAGGGCTTTGTCTGGTTCCAGTTTCCAGCACCTACCCCGTTACCCACGAGCCAACTGTTGATTACTGGAACCCTACTTTTGGAGGAAGCTTTAGATAA
- the LOC124940445 gene encoding uncharacterized protein LOC124940445 has translation MILKPESPETKAFVIKETGVTSVSKPAFQAFKLLSENPAAQSVVASIASDPNVWLAVMENPDLKEYLYSQKSTASDSVLEKECVSEVKFQDNEAHESVNDRAKSGDGLFHNIKTRVVDMLSGLSGYFQNIFGGGEETNADVEDSAKTKTSFMENPLGASFMGLAVMVILVVVLKRP, from the exons ATGATTTTAAAGCCAGAGAGTCCAGAGACCAAAGCATTTGTTATTAAGGAAACCGGAGTAACATCAGTTTCTAAACCTGCATTTCAAGCATTCAAGCTTCTATCTGAAAATCCTGCAGCTCAG TCTGTGGTTGCATCAATTGCTTCTGATCCAAATGTGTGGCTTGCTGTCATGGAAAATCCAGATCTCAAAGAGTATCTTTATTCTCAAAAGAGCA CTGCTTCCGATTCAGTGTTGGAGAAGGAATGTGTTAGTGAGGTCAAGTTTCAGGACAATGAAGCTCATGAGAGTGTCAATGATAGGGCAAAATCGGGAGATGGGTTATTTCACAACATAAAGACTCGAGTGGTAGACATGTTAAGTGGCTTATCAGGGTATTTTCAGAACATATTCGGAGGAGGAGAAGAGACAAATGCAGATGTTGAAGATAGTGCTAAAACTAAAACAAGCTTTATGGAGAATCCATTGGGTGCATCATTTATGGGTTTGGCGGTTATGGTTATTCTGGTTGTGGTTCTAAAGCGTCCATAA
- the LOC124939926 gene encoding 60S ribosomal protein L8-1 produces the protein MGRVIRAQRKGAGSVFKSHTHHRKGPAKFRNLDFGERNGYLKGVITEIIHDPGRGAPLARITFRHPFRFKHQKELFVAAEGMYTGQFVYCGKKANLIVGNVLPIRSIPEGAVVCNVEHHVGDRGVFARASGDYAIVISHNPDNDTSRVKLPSGQKKIIPSGCRAMIGQIAGGGRTEKPMLKAGNAYHKFRVKRNSWPKVRGVAMNPVEHPHGGGNHQHIGHASTVRRDAPPGQKVGLIAARRTGRLRGQAAATAAKADN, from the exons ATGGGTCGCGTTATTCGTGCACAACGTAAGGGTGCGGGTTCCGTCTTCAAGTCCCACACCCACCACCGCAAGGGACCGGCCAAGTTCCGCAATCTCGACTTCGGCGAGCGAAATGGATATCTCAAAGGAGTCATCACTGAGATCATCCACGACCCTGGACGTGGTGCCCCTCTTGCACGTATCACCTTCCGTCATCCATTTAGGTTCAAGCACCAGAAGGAACTCTTTGTCGCCGCCGAAGGAATGTACACCGGTCAATTCGTTTACTGCGGTAAGAAAGCCAATCTTATAGTCGGAAATGTCCTCCCTATTAGATCTATCCCCGAAGGAGCTGTTGTCTGTAACGTCGAACACCACGTTGGAGATCGCGGCGTTTTCGCTAGGGCTTCTGGTGATTACGCTATCGTTATCAGCCACAATCCCGATAACGATACTTCTAG GGTTAAGCTTCCATCAGGACAAAAGAAGATCATCCCAAGTGGTTGCAGGGCCATGATTGGGCAGATTGCTGGAGGAGGAAGAACTGAGAAGCCAATGTTGAAGGCTGGAAATGCTTATCACAAGTTCAGGGTGAAGAGGAACAGTTGGCCTAAGGTTCGTGGTGTGGCTATGAATCCAGTTGAGCATCCCCATGGTGGTGGTAACCATCAACATATTGGTCATGCCAGTACTGTTCGTCGTGATGCACCACCTGGTCAAAAGGTTGGTCTCATTGCTGCTAGGAGAACTGGTCGTCTTCGTGGACAGGCTGCTGCAACTGCTGCCAAGGCTGacaattaa
- the LOC124939565 gene encoding uncharacterized protein LOC124939565 yields MGGGAAMRAAAKAATYGAANSVLRGVSQIPSVEYPIAAAARNITRPVSAIVSSSDEVVLTATAQSSKIDATKERSYWESNDWEFAGVEEEDLVLAHDDPIPRLVFGSVPTLHEAKEATSELKDALEKVYNLSSSGSSDSLVSEMFSKSESPFVIKETGVTSVSKPAFQAFKLLSENPAAQSVVASIASDPSVWHAVMENPDLKEFLYSQKSTAPDSVSEKECVSEVKFQDKEAPESVNDSSKSRNGIFDNVKTRVVNMLSGLSGYFENIFGGEKANADGGEKTNADGGENANAYGGKKANADGGEKANADGGEKANTDGGEKAKTKTSFMESVLGASFLGLAIMVILVVVLKRR; encoded by the exons ATGGGTGGAGGAGCAGCCATGAGAGCCGCCGCGAAAGCCGCTACCTATGGTGCCGCAAACTCCGTCCTTCGTGGAGTCTCCCAGATTCCATCCGTTGAATACCCGATTGCCGCTGCCGCTCGCAATATCACTAGGCCTGTGTCGGCGATTGTCTCATCATCAGATGAAGTTGTTTTGACAGCTACCGCCCAGTCCAGCAAGATCGATGCAACGAAAGAAAGATCGTATTGGGAATCGAACGACTGGGAATTCGCTGGCGTCGAAGAGGAGGACTTGGTACTAGCCCATGACGATCCGATTCCGAGGCTTGTCTTCGGTAGCGTGCCTACTCTTCATGAGGCCAAAGAGGCTACTTCAGAACTGAAGGACGCTCTTGAAAA GGTGTATAATCTATCTTCATCTGGTTCTAGTGACTCCTTGGTTTCTGAAATGTTTTCAAAGTCAGAGAGTCCATTTGTCATTAAGGAAACCGGAGTAACATCAGTTTCTAAACCTGCATTTCAAGCATTCAAGCTTCTATCTGAAAATCCTGCAGCTCAG TCTGTGGTTGCATCAATTGCTTCTGATCCAAGTGTGTGGCATGCTGTCATGGAAAATCCAGATCTCAAAGAGTTTCTTTATTCTCAAAAAAGCA CTGCTCCCGATTCAGTGTCGGAGAAAGAATGTGTTAGTGAGGTCAAGTTTCAGGATAAAGAAGCCCCTGAGAGCGTCAATGATAGCTCAAAATCTAGAAATGGGATATTTGACAACGTTAAAACTCGAGTGGTAAACATGTTAAGTGGCTTATCAGGGTATTTTGAGAACATATTTGGAGGAGAAAAGGCAAATGCTGATGGAGGAGAAAAGACTAATGCTGATGGAGGAGAAAATGCTAATGCATATGGAGGAAAAAAGGCAAATGCTGATGGAGGAGAAAAGGCAAATGCTGATGGAGGAGAAAAGGCAAATACTGATGGAGGAGAAAAGGCTAAAACTAAAACAAGCTTTATGGAGAGTGTATTGGGTGCATCATTTTTGGGTTTGGCGATTATGGTTATTCTGGTTGTGGTTCTAAAGCGTCGATAA